In the Leisingera caerulea DSM 24564 genome, GGTGATCGATCCCCGCGCGCGTCAAGGCTGAATGAATCCGCTTCCAGGCGGATGTTGCCGCCTGAAGGCGATACTGCCTTCGCTGATCCAAAATCGCCTCAAACCTGGTCATAGAGTTCTCCATGAAATCAATATAATGGAGTTCAGCCGAAATGTCAGGACTCTGCGGCGCAGCCAGAAGACGTGCGGGCATTTAATTTTCTGCCAGCCCCGCCAGGCGCGGCCGGATCGCATTTATGAGCCGGTTGCCGACATCAAGCAGCCAGTCCAGCTGGTCCTGCTCATCAGAAAAGTCTTCAAGCCTGACCTCGTAGCCGATCGTGTCCCGCTGATCAGGCATTCCGAAAGTGTGAAAGCGCAAACCCGAAAGCCCCGTATCTGAACGCAGATCCTCCTCTTCACAAGCGAGGAGAGCGTAGACCTCCCCTGCCCCCTTGCCGGACAGGAAGAAGCCGATGTGACCATTCCCGGTGCTTCGGTATGCAGTCAAACCCGCCTCGCCGGGCAATGGCAGCCGGACCCAATTGTCCCCGCCGTGCCGCGGTGCGGGCTGATCCGGGTGGTCGAAAACGGCCGTGTCGATGTAGCGCTGCCAAAAGGCCCTGTTCACGGCGCGGCGGCTTGCGGCCTCCGGGTTCGAAATCGCCTCTACAGCATCCGCTTCACCGCTTTGAACCTCAACGGCCGCCCCATCCGGCGCCACCAGAACGGTCTGCCGATGGACCTCAGTCCGAAAGGGAATGCTAGGCACAACAAGCCTCTCACCCCCAGCGCCGGTCCAAATCTGAAACTCAACCAGGGCAAGACGCGCCCCCTGCCCCCGCAAGTGCCCGGCAATAGCGTCAACGTCTTCCCGCATCCCG is a window encoding:
- a CDS encoding PDDEXK family nuclease, encoding MKSILLDVQGKPASFLERNIAGAPFPEKWLQDLIFENPAVLPMEEIDPGAGEVVPIARELGLPSASGRVFLDMLAVTPRGRLVLVECKLWRNPQARREVIAQILEYAALLRRWSYADLTAYLKAHRGYAGENPIYAKAAACGGCLQEAAFTDAVSRSLRNGDFDLIVAGDGMREDVDAIAGHLRGQGARLALVEFQIWTGAGGERLVVPSIPFRTEVHRQTVLVAPDGAAVEVQSGEADAVEAISNPEAASRRAVNRAFWQRYIDTAVFDHPDQPAPRHGGDNWVRLPLPGEAGLTAYRSTGNGHIGFFLSGKGAGEVYALLACEEEDLRSDTGLSGLRFHTFGMPDQRDTIGYEVRLEDFSDEQDQLDWLLDVGNRLINAIRPRLAGLAEN